A genomic stretch from Carassius auratus strain Wakin chromosome 37, ASM336829v1, whole genome shotgun sequence includes:
- the LOC113056125 gene encoding F-box only protein 11 isoform X2, whose amino-acid sequence MVAEESGPGAQNSPYQLRRKSLLPKRTVCPTKNSMEGASTSATENFGHRAKRARVSGKSQDLPAAPAEQYLQEKLPDEVVLKIFSYLLEQDLCQAACVCKRFSELANDPILWKRLYMEVFEYTRPMMHPEPGKFYQINPEEYEQPNPWKESFQQLYKGAHVKPGFAEHFYSNPARYKGRENMLYYDTIEDALGGVQEAHFDGLIFVHSGIYTDEWIYIESPITMIGAASGKVADKVVIENTRDSTFVFMEGSEDAYVGYMTIRFNPDDKSAQHHNAHHCLEITVNCSPNIDHCVIRSTCTVGSAVCVSGQGAGPTIKHCNISDCENVGLYITDHAQGIYEDNEISNNALAGIWVKNHGNPIIRRNHIHHGRDVGVFTFDHGMGYFESCNIHRNRIAGFEVKAYANPTVVRCEIHHGQTGGIYVHEKGRGQFIENKIYANNFAGVWITSNSDPTIRGNAIFNGNQGGVYIFGDGRGLIEGNDIYGNALAGIQIRTNSCPIVRHNKIHDGQHGGIYVHEKGQGVIEENEVYSNTLAGVWVTTGSTPVLRRNRIHSGKQVGVYFYDNGHGVLEDNDIYNHMYSGVQIRTGSNPKIRRNKIWGGQNGGILVYNSGLGFIEDNEIFDNAMAGVWIKTDSNPTLRRNKIHDGRDGGICIFNGGRGLLEENDIFRNAQAGVLISTNSHPVLRKNRIFDGFAAGIEITNHATATLEGNQIFNNRFGGLFLASGVNVTMKDNKIMNNQDAIEKAVSRGQCLYKISSYTSYPMHDFYRCHTCNTTDRNAICVNCIKKCHQGHDVEFIRHDRFFCDCGAGTLSNPCTLAGEPTHDTDTLYDSAPPIESNTLQHN is encoded by the exons ATGGTTGCAGAAGAATCTGGTCCAGGAGCTCAAAACAGTCCATACCAACTCCGTAGAAAGTCCCTGTTGCCTAAAAGAACCGTGTGCCCCACAAAAAACAGTATGGAG GGAGCCTCCACTTCAGCCACAGAAAATTTTGGTCACCGAGCTAAACGTGCAAGAGTGTCGGGAAAATCTCAGGATTTGCCAG CTGCCCCTGCAGAGCAGTATCTCCAAGAGAAGCTTCCGGATGAAGTAGTTCTGAAGATCTTCTCGTACCTGCTGGAGCAGGATCTGTGCCAGGCTGCCTGTGTATGCAAGCGATTCAGTGAGCTTGCAAATGACCCCATTCTCTG GAAGAGACTATACATGGAGGTGTTTGAGTACACACGGCCAATGATGCATCCAGAGCCGGGCAAGTTCTACCAGATCAACCCAGAAGAGTATGAGCAACCAAACCCGTGGAAAGAGAGCTTTCAGCAATTG TATAAAGGCGCACATGTAAAGCCTGGCTTTGCAGAACACTTTTATAGTAATCCAGCCAGATACAAAGGCAGAGAGAATATGTTG TATTATGACACCATTGAGGATGCATTGGGAGGGGTGCAGGAGGCCCATTTTGATGGCCTGATATTTGTGCATTCTGGCATTTACACAGATGAATGGATCTACATTGAATCCCCCATTACAATGATTGGCGCAG CTTCAGGGAAGGTTGCTGACAAGGTTGTCATTGAAAACACTAGAGACTCAACATTTGTGTTTATGGAGGGATCTGAAGATGCATATGTGGGTTACATGACCATCAGG TTCAACCCTGATGATAAGTCAGCACAGCATCATAATGCTCACCACTGTTTGGAGATCACGGTTAACTGCAGCCCCAACATCGACCACTGTGTTATCCGCAGTACCTGCACAG TGGGATCAGCGGTGTGTGTAAGTGGTCAAGGTGCCGGACCTACCATCAAACACTGCAACATCAGCGATTGTGAAAATGTTGGACTCTATATCACTGATCATGCACAA GGTATTTATGAAGATAACGAAATCTCAAACAATGCACTTGCGGGTATCTGGGTAAAAAACCATGGCAATCCTATCATCAGACGTAATCATATCCACCATGGCAGAGATGTAGGAGTGTTTACCTTTGACCATGGCATG GGCTACTTTGAGAGCTGTAATATCCATAGGAACAGGATTGCAGGATTTGAGGTGAAAGCATACGCGAACCCAACTGTAGTACGCTGTGAGATCCACCACGGCCAAACGGGGGGGATCTACGTACATGAGAAAGGTCGAGGCCAGTTCATAGAAAACAAAATCTATGCTAATAACTTTGCTGGTGTGTGGATCACCTCTAATAGTGACCCAACTATAAG GGGAAATGCCATCTTCAATGGAAACCAAGGAGGCGTTTACATATTTGGTGATGGGAGGGGTCTCATTGAGGGAAATGATATTTATGGAAATGCCCTGGCTGGCATTCAGATCAGAACGAACAGCTGTCCTATAGTAAGGCACAACAAGATCCATGACGGCCAGCACGGAGGAATCTATGTG CATGAAAAGGGCCAGGGTGTAATAGAGGAAAATGAGGTGTACAGCAACACTCTAGCCGGAGTGTGGGTGACCACAGGAAGCACGCCAGTACTCAGGAGGAACAGGATACACAGCGGAAAACAG GTTGGAGTGTATTTTTACGACAATGGACATGGAGTACTGGAAGATAATGATATCTACAATCACATGTACTCTGGAGTCCAGATCAG AACTGGAAGCAATCCAAAAATCAGAAGAAACAAAATTTGGGGTGGACAGAATGGAGGCATCCTTGTTTACAATTCTG GGCTGGGTTTCATCGAGGACAATGAGATCTTTGATAATGCCATGGCGGGGGTGTGGATTAAGACAGACAGCAACCCCACGCTGCGCAGGAATAAAATCCATGATGGACGGGATGGGGGTATTTGCATATTCAACGGAGGGAGGG GGTTGTTGGAAGAGAACGATATCTTCAGGAACGCACAGGCTGGTGTTCTCATCAGCACAAACAGCCACCCGGTGCTGCGGAAGAACCGGATATTTGATGGCTTTGCTGCAG GCATTGAAATCACAAACCATGCCACAGCGACTCTGGAAGGCAATCAGATATTCAACAACAGATTTGGAGGTTTATTTCTAGCCTCCGGTGTCAATGTTACAATGAAAG ATAACAAAATCATGAACAATCAGGATGCCATAGAAAAGGCGGTGAGCAGAGGTCAGTGCCTGTACAAGATTTCCAGTTACACCAGCTACCCCATGCACGATTTCTACAG GTGTCACACCTGTAACACAACAGACCGGAATGCAATTTGTGTGAATTGTATTAAGAAGTGCCACCAAGGGCATGATGTGGAGTTTATACGGCATGATAG GTTTTTTTGTGACTGTGGCGCGGGTACATTGTCTAATCCTTGCACATTGGCTGGAGAGCCGACCCATGACACGGACACTCTGTATGACTCTGCACCTCCCATAGAATCCAACACATTACAGCACAACTGA
- the LOC113056125 gene encoding F-box only protein 11 isoform X1 yields the protein MNSVRASSRRPRRVSRPRPVQPERNNAERDEDIPADMVAEESGPGAQNSPYQLRRKSLLPKRTVCPTKNSMEGASTSATENFGHRAKRARVSGKSQDLPAAPAEQYLQEKLPDEVVLKIFSYLLEQDLCQAACVCKRFSELANDPILWKRLYMEVFEYTRPMMHPEPGKFYQINPEEYEQPNPWKESFQQLYKGAHVKPGFAEHFYSNPARYKGRENMLYYDTIEDALGGVQEAHFDGLIFVHSGIYTDEWIYIESPITMIGAASGKVADKVVIENTRDSTFVFMEGSEDAYVGYMTIRFNPDDKSAQHHNAHHCLEITVNCSPNIDHCVIRSTCTVGSAVCVSGQGAGPTIKHCNISDCENVGLYITDHAQGIYEDNEISNNALAGIWVKNHGNPIIRRNHIHHGRDVGVFTFDHGMGYFESCNIHRNRIAGFEVKAYANPTVVRCEIHHGQTGGIYVHEKGRGQFIENKIYANNFAGVWITSNSDPTIRGNAIFNGNQGGVYIFGDGRGLIEGNDIYGNALAGIQIRTNSCPIVRHNKIHDGQHGGIYVHEKGQGVIEENEVYSNTLAGVWVTTGSTPVLRRNRIHSGKQVGVYFYDNGHGVLEDNDIYNHMYSGVQIRTGSNPKIRRNKIWGGQNGGILVYNSGLGFIEDNEIFDNAMAGVWIKTDSNPTLRRNKIHDGRDGGICIFNGGRGLLEENDIFRNAQAGVLISTNSHPVLRKNRIFDGFAAGIEITNHATATLEGNQIFNNRFGGLFLASGVNVTMKDNKIMNNQDAIEKAVSRGQCLYKISSYTSYPMHDFYRCHTCNTTDRNAICVNCIKKCHQGHDVEFIRHDRFFCDCGAGTLSNPCTLAGEPTHDTDTLYDSAPPIESNTLQHN from the exons ATGAACTCCGTCAGAGCGAGCAGCAGGAGACCCAGGCGAGTGTCGAGGCCGCGCCCGGTGCAGCCGGAAAGAAACAACGCAGAAAGAG ATGAGGACATCCCTGCAGATATGGTTGCAGAAGAATCTGGTCCAGGAGCTCAAAACAGTCCATACCAACTCCGTAGAAAGTCCCTGTTGCCTAAAAGAACCGTGTGCCCCACAAAAAACAGTATGGAG GGAGCCTCCACTTCAGCCACAGAAAATTTTGGTCACCGAGCTAAACGTGCAAGAGTGTCGGGAAAATCTCAGGATTTGCCAG CTGCCCCTGCAGAGCAGTATCTCCAAGAGAAGCTTCCGGATGAAGTAGTTCTGAAGATCTTCTCGTACCTGCTGGAGCAGGATCTGTGCCAGGCTGCCTGTGTATGCAAGCGATTCAGTGAGCTTGCAAATGACCCCATTCTCTG GAAGAGACTATACATGGAGGTGTTTGAGTACACACGGCCAATGATGCATCCAGAGCCGGGCAAGTTCTACCAGATCAACCCAGAAGAGTATGAGCAACCAAACCCGTGGAAAGAGAGCTTTCAGCAATTG TATAAAGGCGCACATGTAAAGCCTGGCTTTGCAGAACACTTTTATAGTAATCCAGCCAGATACAAAGGCAGAGAGAATATGTTG TATTATGACACCATTGAGGATGCATTGGGAGGGGTGCAGGAGGCCCATTTTGATGGCCTGATATTTGTGCATTCTGGCATTTACACAGATGAATGGATCTACATTGAATCCCCCATTACAATGATTGGCGCAG CTTCAGGGAAGGTTGCTGACAAGGTTGTCATTGAAAACACTAGAGACTCAACATTTGTGTTTATGGAGGGATCTGAAGATGCATATGTGGGTTACATGACCATCAGG TTCAACCCTGATGATAAGTCAGCACAGCATCATAATGCTCACCACTGTTTGGAGATCACGGTTAACTGCAGCCCCAACATCGACCACTGTGTTATCCGCAGTACCTGCACAG TGGGATCAGCGGTGTGTGTAAGTGGTCAAGGTGCCGGACCTACCATCAAACACTGCAACATCAGCGATTGTGAAAATGTTGGACTCTATATCACTGATCATGCACAA GGTATTTATGAAGATAACGAAATCTCAAACAATGCACTTGCGGGTATCTGGGTAAAAAACCATGGCAATCCTATCATCAGACGTAATCATATCCACCATGGCAGAGATGTAGGAGTGTTTACCTTTGACCATGGCATG GGCTACTTTGAGAGCTGTAATATCCATAGGAACAGGATTGCAGGATTTGAGGTGAAAGCATACGCGAACCCAACTGTAGTACGCTGTGAGATCCACCACGGCCAAACGGGGGGGATCTACGTACATGAGAAAGGTCGAGGCCAGTTCATAGAAAACAAAATCTATGCTAATAACTTTGCTGGTGTGTGGATCACCTCTAATAGTGACCCAACTATAAG GGGAAATGCCATCTTCAATGGAAACCAAGGAGGCGTTTACATATTTGGTGATGGGAGGGGTCTCATTGAGGGAAATGATATTTATGGAAATGCCCTGGCTGGCATTCAGATCAGAACGAACAGCTGTCCTATAGTAAGGCACAACAAGATCCATGACGGCCAGCACGGAGGAATCTATGTG CATGAAAAGGGCCAGGGTGTAATAGAGGAAAATGAGGTGTACAGCAACACTCTAGCCGGAGTGTGGGTGACCACAGGAAGCACGCCAGTACTCAGGAGGAACAGGATACACAGCGGAAAACAG GTTGGAGTGTATTTTTACGACAATGGACATGGAGTACTGGAAGATAATGATATCTACAATCACATGTACTCTGGAGTCCAGATCAG AACTGGAAGCAATCCAAAAATCAGAAGAAACAAAATTTGGGGTGGACAGAATGGAGGCATCCTTGTTTACAATTCTG GGCTGGGTTTCATCGAGGACAATGAGATCTTTGATAATGCCATGGCGGGGGTGTGGATTAAGACAGACAGCAACCCCACGCTGCGCAGGAATAAAATCCATGATGGACGGGATGGGGGTATTTGCATATTCAACGGAGGGAGGG GGTTGTTGGAAGAGAACGATATCTTCAGGAACGCACAGGCTGGTGTTCTCATCAGCACAAACAGCCACCCGGTGCTGCGGAAGAACCGGATATTTGATGGCTTTGCTGCAG GCATTGAAATCACAAACCATGCCACAGCGACTCTGGAAGGCAATCAGATATTCAACAACAGATTTGGAGGTTTATTTCTAGCCTCCGGTGTCAATGTTACAATGAAAG ATAACAAAATCATGAACAATCAGGATGCCATAGAAAAGGCGGTGAGCAGAGGTCAGTGCCTGTACAAGATTTCCAGTTACACCAGCTACCCCATGCACGATTTCTACAG GTGTCACACCTGTAACACAACAGACCGGAATGCAATTTGTGTGAATTGTATTAAGAAGTGCCACCAAGGGCATGATGTGGAGTTTATACGGCATGATAG GTTTTTTTGTGACTGTGGCGCGGGTACATTGTCTAATCCTTGCACATTGGCTGGAGAGCCGACCCATGACACGGACACTCTGTATGACTCTGCACCTCCCATAGAATCCAACACATTACAGCACAACTGA